A single region of the bacterium genome encodes:
- a CDS encoding aldehyde ferredoxin oxidoreductase, protein MSGPTGDKLIYVDMTDQSIDIRDFPEEWNLLGGRGLSAKILLKECDPNCDPLGPDNVLVMAPGVLGGTAAPTSGRISIGGKSPLTGGIKEANTGGQPGQHLMKLGYRGIIVKGQPADAEKRYALEVNGDGVTVVAADDHKGKWNYALCEDLHGQYPTTTSFITCGPAGEARLTGASVATTDQDNRYPARHAARGGLGAVMGSKGLKFVAVDPGKASLRQPGDRKAFGALCKEYSKGFLEGPQMFKTGTSSIVPVANMLHTFPYKNRVEGQSPDAQTLDGARIVESFETRGGKMHNCMTGCIVKCSNIVNDAQGEYKTSALEFETLTLLGANCAVASWEDVADMDRLCDEVGLDTIETGAAIAILMDAGQMEWGDADEMRKLIAEIPEGTERGNAVGNGAVAVGKFTGHHRVPEARGQAIPAWDPRPLKATGVSYCTSAMGGDHTAGLIVNPGLTPDQFAWESQKVQIVNAVCDSSGFCQFLQPSLDDIRGFYGAMCGDEVSRETIHDQGWQVLEDEWEFNRQAGFTAADDKMADCLAQDAVGAEGAKVVFDVPAEIIQAVFKRMPAQEDLFTAKAAG, encoded by the coding sequence ATGAGTGGCCCCACCGGCGACAAGCTGATCTACGTAGACATGACCGACCAGTCCATCGACATCCGTGACTTCCCCGAAGAGTGGAACTTGCTCGGAGGCCGCGGTCTCTCCGCGAAAATCCTCCTCAAGGAATGCGATCCCAACTGCGATCCTCTCGGGCCTGACAACGTGTTGGTGATGGCGCCGGGTGTGCTCGGCGGCACCGCGGCACCGACGTCAGGGCGTATCTCGATCGGCGGCAAGAGCCCGCTGACCGGCGGCATCAAGGAGGCGAACACTGGAGGCCAGCCCGGCCAGCACCTGATGAAGCTCGGCTACCGCGGCATCATCGTGAAGGGCCAGCCTGCCGACGCGGAGAAGCGCTACGCCCTCGAAGTCAACGGAGATGGCGTGACCGTCGTCGCCGCTGACGACCACAAGGGCAAATGGAACTACGCCCTCTGCGAGGATCTCCACGGCCAGTATCCGACGACGACCTCGTTCATCACCTGCGGACCGGCTGGCGAGGCGCGCCTGACAGGAGCCTCCGTGGCAACCACGGACCAGGACAACCGCTATCCGGCACGCCATGCCGCGCGCGGCGGTCTGGGTGCGGTGATGGGCTCGAAGGGCTTGAAATTCGTCGCGGTGGATCCCGGCAAGGCTTCCCTCCGCCAGCCGGGCGATCGCAAGGCTTTCGGTGCCCTCTGCAAGGAGTATTCGAAGGGTTTTCTCGAGGGTCCGCAGATGTTCAAGACGGGTACGAGCTCCATCGTGCCGGTCGCGAACATGCTGCACACCTTCCCGTACAAGAATCGCGTCGAAGGACAATCCCCCGACGCGCAGACCCTCGACGGTGCACGTATCGTCGAGAGCTTCGAGACGCGCGGTGGCAAGATGCACAACTGCATGACCGGTTGCATCGTGAAGTGCTCGAACATCGTCAACGACGCCCAGGGCGAGTACAAGACATCGGCCCTCGAGTTCGAGACGCTCACGCTGCTCGGCGCAAATTGCGCCGTGGCGAGTTGGGAAGACGTCGCGGACATGGACCGGCTCTGCGACGAGGTCGGCCTCGACACCATCGAGACCGGTGCCGCGATCGCCATCCTGATGGACGCGGGCCAGATGGAGTGGGGCGATGCGGATGAGATGCGCAAACTGATCGCCGAGATCCCCGAAGGCACCGAGCGTGGCAACGCCGTGGGCAACGGCGCTGTCGCGGTCGGGAAGTTCACGGGCCATCATCGTGTGCCCGAGGCCAGGGGCCAGGCGATTCCGGCCTGGGATCCGCGTCCGCTCAAGGCCACCGGTGTTTCCTACTGCACGAGCGCGATGGGGGGCGACCACACGGCTGGCCTGATCGTGAACCCGGGCCTGACGCCGGACCAATTTGCGTGGGAGAGCCAGAAGGTGCAGATCGTCAACGCGGTCTGCGATTCGTCCGGTTTCTGCCAGTTCCTCCAGCCGAGCCTGGATGATATTCGCGGTTTCTACGGCGCGATGTGCGGCGACGAAGTGAGCCGGGAGACGATTCACGACCAGGGCTGGCAGGTGCTCGAGGACGAGTGGGAGTTCAACCGCCAGGCTGGCTTCACCGCCGCCGACGACAAGATGGCAGATTGCCTCGCGCAGGATGCCGTCGGTGCTGAGGGCGCAAAGGTGGTGTTCGACGTGCCCGCCGAGATCATCCAGGCCGTCTTCAAGCGGATGCCGGCCCAGGAGGATCTGTTCACGGCGAAGGCTGCTGGCTGA
- a CDS encoding MoaD/ThiS family protein, which yields MIALHFTPGRIGADLRQAPRSPMPKVVIPPPYRGSTQGATEVDVTGANVAECLEAVEHKFPGFLALVVDEDGAVQRFVKLFVNREQLGAEDALRTPVSPDDEVEVLAAIAGG from the coding sequence ATGATCGCCCTCCACTTCACCCCGGGCCGCATCGGTGCAGATCTGCGCCAGGCCCCGAGGAGTCCGATGCCCAAGGTCGTCATTCCGCCTCCGTACCGCGGCTCCACCCAGGGGGCGACCGAGGTCGATGTGACCGGCGCGAACGTCGCCGAGTGTCTCGAGGCGGTCGAGCACAAATTTCCGGGCTTCTTGGCGCTCGTGGTGGATGAAGACGGCGCCGTTCAACGGTTCGTGAAGCTGTTCGTCAACCGCGAACAACTCGGCGCAGAAGATGCGCTGCGAACGCCGGTCTCGCCTGACGACGAGGTCGAGGTTCTCGCCGCCATCGCGGGCGGCTGA